In one window of Lacticaseibacillus casei DSM 20011 = JCM 1134 = ATCC 393 DNA:
- a CDS encoding tyrosine-type recombinase/integrase gives MAVFKRANRKSKPWGFQYSYKVDGISKQKTSFYKTRKEAKAAEAEYLTSTGGSVKIDPVITFADWYDKWLHTYKIRSVSELTMTKYATSGTIIRNYFKDLKLIDLTRMVYQQFINNYIDDGYGHKHARQSVQKLHSHAHQAIMAAADEGLIRRDYAAHAELGGTAGRSEDTKFLEADQFEKLRDYVDQFANPQRIALMMVQTAIYSGARLGEIGGLTWEDIDEKKSTISIDKTFKYRFVIRGADGSWPDREEVFGPTKTPSSVRTIKVSPVLIASLHKLILADKIKAISNPYHLLFLGPTGLPIYSNGVNKELRRALKHLGIERPGFGFHGLRHTHGSYLLYKGLDIQYVSHRLGHENVGITTKIYTHLLDAMTQKQDEKALNVL, from the coding sequence ATGGCGGTATTCAAGCGAGCTAACCGAAAAAGTAAGCCTTGGGGATTCCAGTATTCATACAAAGTGGACGGTATTTCCAAGCAGAAAACATCATTTTACAAAACAAGAAAAGAAGCTAAGGCTGCTGAGGCAGAGTACCTCACTTCTACTGGAGGATCTGTAAAAATCGATCCAGTGATTACTTTCGCAGATTGGTATGACAAGTGGTTGCATACGTATAAGATACGTTCTGTGTCCGAACTGACGATGACCAAGTATGCAACTTCGGGTACAATCATCAGAAACTACTTCAAAGACCTTAAATTAATTGACTTAACGCGCATGGTTTATCAACAGTTTATTAACAACTATATTGATGACGGTTACGGCCACAAGCACGCAAGGCAATCAGTCCAGAAGCTACATTCACACGCTCATCAAGCAATTATGGCCGCAGCAGACGAAGGCTTGATTAGGCGCGATTATGCCGCTCATGCAGAACTGGGTGGTACCGCAGGCAGATCAGAAGACACAAAATTTCTTGAAGCTGATCAGTTCGAGAAACTGCGAGATTATGTTGATCAATTTGCCAACCCGCAACGAATTGCTCTCATGATGGTTCAAACGGCCATATACTCTGGCGCTCGGCTTGGAGAAATTGGTGGCTTAACGTGGGAAGATATTGATGAGAAGAAGAGCACCATCAGTATCGACAAGACCTTCAAGTACAGGTTTGTCATTCGCGGCGCTGATGGTAGCTGGCCAGACCGTGAAGAAGTCTTCGGTCCGACCAAAACTCCTTCGAGTGTTCGTACCATCAAAGTAAGTCCAGTTCTTATCGCTAGCCTCCATAAGCTCATATTGGCTGATAAAATAAAAGCGATTAGCAATCCGTACCATTTACTATTTCTTGGGCCGACCGGCTTGCCAATATATAGTAACGGTGTCAACAAGGAACTTCGCCGTGCTCTCAAACATCTCGGTATTGAGCGTCCTGGGTTCGGTTTCCACGGATTGCGGCACACGCATGGCAGCTACCTGCTTTATAAAGGTCTTGATATTCAATACGTATCACACCGCCTCGGACACGAGAACGTCGGCATTACCACCAAGATCTATACGCATCTACTGGACGCGATGACACAGAAGCAAGACGAGAAAGCACTGAATGTATTGTGA
- a CDS encoding helix-turn-helix domain-containing protein produces MTLFERIQKVSREHAMSLRELNEKAGLGTNAIYRWKKTKPSADKLQAVADVLHVSVDYLLGNTDNPSPKSSVKPPDLADDNLFMYQGKPIPEEDMETLRYILDSYRKKRGKNHE; encoded by the coding sequence ATGACACTGTTTGAACGTATACAAAAAGTTTCAAGAGAACATGCCATGAGCCTTCGGGAATTAAACGAAAAGGCTGGCTTAGGAACAAATGCTATTTATCGTTGGAAAAAGACAAAGCCTTCTGCTGACAAACTGCAAGCAGTTGCAGACGTTCTTCATGTTTCTGTGGACTATCTATTGGGGAATACGGATAACCCTTCACCTAAGTCATCAGTTAAACCACCTGACCTTGCCGACGACAATCTTTTTATGTATCAAGGTAAGCCTATTCCAGAAGAGGACATGGAAACTCTCCGTTACATTCTTGACAGTTATCGCAAGAAAAGGGGTAAGAACCATGAATGA
- a CDS encoding DUF771 domain-containing protein has product MPLTKLDIRPITPPENWRMDLGGKTWTITDVAKELHRKVDYVKDNVIKPNRLQLDAEHGGPVRWSKGHGSPYLIKAREMSYWIDKNWQQIQKGGWS; this is encoded by the coding sequence ATGCCGCTAACAAAATTAGATATTCGGCCTATCACGCCTCCAGAAAATTGGCGTATGGATCTTGGCGGTAAGACTTGGACCATCACCGATGTTGCCAAAGAGCTACATCGCAAAGTCGATTATGTCAAAGACAACGTGATAAAGCCGAATCGATTGCAACTTGATGCTGAGCACGGAGGTCCTGTGCGCTGGTCAAAAGGACATGGCAGCCCGTATTTAATCAAAGCACGTGAAATGAGTTACTGGATAGACAAAAACTGGCAGCAGATTCAGAAGGGAGGATGGAGCTGA
- a CDS encoding DUF669 domain-containing protein encodes MGIKMDYSKAAEGNGDIQNGVYECVINRFGFDNYKDREFIKFDLIVRNDVPQKYQNKHIFDNQYPKKDTGEYAMSYLFMIGKNAGIPDHKEWNDLASMLRDFAGHAVKVTVKNEEYNGKTYPHIKKWEPTAFPQIQHRWKDSKDASSSNYNPSFGTPAQASQANTADPFANSGQPIDVSDDDLPF; translated from the coding sequence ATGGGAATCAAAATGGACTATTCAAAAGCAGCAGAAGGAAACGGCGACATTCAGAACGGTGTATATGAATGTGTTATTAACCGTTTCGGATTTGACAACTACAAAGATCGTGAGTTCATCAAGTTCGACCTAATCGTACGCAATGACGTTCCACAGAAATATCAGAACAAGCATATCTTCGACAACCAGTATCCGAAAAAGGACACCGGAGAGTATGCAATGAGTTACCTGTTCATGATTGGCAAAAATGCTGGCATTCCAGATCACAAAGAATGGAATGATCTTGCCTCAATGCTTCGTGACTTTGCTGGACACGCTGTTAAAGTAACCGTCAAAAACGAAGAGTACAACGGTAAAACCTATCCGCATATCAAGAAGTGGGAGCCAACAGCCTTTCCGCAGATTCAGCATCGTTGGAAAGACAGCAAAGATGCGTCTTCTTCAAATTATAATCCATCTTTCGGCACACCGGCACAAGCGAGCCAAGCCAATACGGCCGATCCATTTGCCAATAGCGGTCAGCCAATCGATGTTAGCGATGATGATCTTCCATTCTGA
- a CDS encoding HNH endonuclease, with translation MMVDKETWLDVDGYEGLYKVSSLGNVSTTRRQGTTGKPLKPILENTGYFSVRLCKYGHTKKYYVHRLVAAAFLGFYPLMQVNHKNEVRNDNRISNLEWVTPKNNCNYGNHNSRMAATNRGGKKWVIQYDLKGNKINCYKILHDAALAVGGNAINISRAARGTRNRKTAYGYVWRYE, from the coding sequence ATGATGGTTGATAAAGAGACTTGGCTGGATGTTGACGGATATGAAGGCTTATATAAGGTTAGTAGCCTTGGAAACGTATCGACCACAAGGCGCCAAGGAACAACGGGAAAACCATTGAAACCAATTCTTGAGAACACCGGTTATTTTAGTGTTCGTCTGTGCAAATATGGACACACTAAAAAATACTATGTACATCGATTAGTCGCTGCCGCTTTTCTTGGATTCTATCCATTAATGCAAGTCAATCACAAGAATGAAGTCAGAAATGACAATCGTATTTCCAACTTAGAATGGGTGACACCTAAAAATAATTGCAATTATGGCAACCACAACTCACGAATGGCAGCAACTAATCGGGGCGGTAAAAAATGGGTTATTCAATATGATTTAAAAGGAAACAAAATTAATTGTTACAAAATTTTACATGATGCAGCACTCGCTGTTGGTGGGAATGCAATCAACATCAGCCGAGCGGCACGAGGGACTAGAAACCGGAAAACAGCATATGGATATGTCTGGAGGTATGAATAA
- a CDS encoding AAA family ATPase, whose translation MMAIVNGKKLHRSKNWKVLIYGKPGVGKTSAARELSGKTLLLSLDNSHRVLADFDIDVWKDPTLDPDDESAMFDRIHPNESLTRFLEEHGTNKNDYTNFVIDNVSSLEKDWFVEQGRKSHNKISNEIQDYGMWSNYFSRIMTTILLIPNVNVLVTAWENTRDVTSETGQSFSQYAPAIRDSVRDGLLGLTDVVGRVVVNPKTDGRGVILEGTDAIFAKNRLDNRKLVPINELFNFGNQEKQSKQED comes from the coding sequence ATAATGGCAATTGTAAATGGCAAAAAATTGCATCGTTCAAAAAATTGGAAAGTATTGATTTACGGGAAGCCAGGGGTTGGAAAAACCAGCGCTGCAAGAGAACTGAGCGGTAAAACGCTTTTGCTGTCACTAGATAATAGCCATCGTGTTCTTGCTGACTTTGACATTGATGTATGGAAAGATCCAACGCTAGATCCAGATGACGAATCAGCAATGTTTGACCGCATTCATCCCAATGAATCACTAACACGTTTTTTAGAAGAGCATGGAACAAACAAGAATGATTACACGAATTTTGTTATAGACAATGTCTCTTCCCTTGAAAAAGACTGGTTTGTTGAGCAAGGACGCAAAAGCCATAACAAAATTAGCAATGAGATTCAGGACTATGGGATGTGGAGCAACTATTTTTCTAGAATTATGACAACGATATTACTCATTCCAAATGTTAACGTACTAGTAACTGCTTGGGAGAACACACGAGATGTTACGAGCGAAACTGGACAATCGTTCAGCCAGTATGCACCAGCAATTCGTGACAGCGTACGTGACGGACTATTAGGCCTGACGGACGTTGTAGGACGCGTTGTAGTCAATCCCAAGACTGATGGACGTGGCGTCATTCTTGAGGGAACTGATGCAATCTTTGCTAAAAACAGACTAGACAATCGGAAACTGGTGCCAATTAATGAGCTGTTCAATTTTGGAAATCAGGAAAAGCAAAGCAAACAGGAGGACTAA
- a CDS encoding ImmA/IrrE family metallo-endopeptidase translates to MNEMLANVLNYAYDHKISYSMVPFDNSETPPTCNTELRLIVLNSNWYQPNEMAFQAAHECSHVLNGDRGKFKYSNFYSKSRTEGNANKRALSIVIPMYFKDIEADEANLFQFMNDLAIPSWLEDTASSSINSYYQRNFLI, encoded by the coding sequence ATGAATGAAATGCTGGCTAATGTTCTCAACTATGCATATGACCACAAAATCAGCTATAGCATGGTACCCTTTGACAACTCCGAAACACCACCAACTTGCAACACTGAATTGAGGCTGATTGTTCTAAACTCAAACTGGTATCAGCCAAACGAGATGGCTTTTCAAGCAGCACACGAATGCTCGCATGTTCTAAACGGTGATCGTGGGAAATTCAAATATTCAAACTTTTATTCCAAAAGTAGAACTGAGGGCAATGCCAATAAGCGAGCACTTTCAATTGTCATTCCGATGTACTTTAAAGATATAGAAGCTGATGAAGCGAATCTATTTCAGTTTATGAATGACCTGGCAATACCAAGTTGGCTTGAAGACACTGCGTCATCTTCAATTAATTCATACTATCAACGCAATTTTTTAATTTAG
- a CDS encoding phage antirepressor translates to MNELQHFDFKGQQVRTVVVDNEPMFVGKDIAEVLGYSKPANAVNKYVPDKFKGVTKLMTPGGKQDFVVIAEPGLYKLVFKSDMPNADEFTDWVAEKVLPSIRKHGAYMTPETIEKAIYNPDFIINLATQLKDEQAKTAALTADNETMKPKALFADAVATSHTTILVGDLAKVLKQNGVDIGAKRLFAWLREQGYLIKRIGADYNSPTQRAMELGLFEVKETAISHSDGHVTVQKTPKVTGKGQQYFINKFLQKEAV, encoded by the coding sequence ATGAACGAACTACAGCATTTTGATTTTAAAGGTCAGCAAGTAAGAACGGTAGTTGTTGATAATGAACCAATGTTTGTCGGTAAGGACATTGCAGAAGTGCTGGGATATAGTAAGCCAGCTAACGCAGTAAACAAATATGTACCCGACAAATTCAAAGGGGTCACCAAATTGATGACCCCCGGTGGAAAACAGGATTTCGTTGTTATTGCCGAACCCGGGCTTTATAAATTAGTTTTCAAATCTGATATGCCAAACGCAGATGAATTTACAGATTGGGTAGCAGAGAAAGTTCTCCCATCAATCCGCAAGCATGGTGCCTACATGACGCCTGAAACGATTGAGAAGGCCATCTATAACCCAGACTTCATTATCAATCTGGCAACGCAGCTAAAGGACGAACAAGCCAAAACAGCGGCACTTACGGCTGATAACGAAACAATGAAGCCTAAAGCGTTGTTTGCAGACGCGGTAGCCACAAGTCACACGACTATCTTAGTTGGTGATCTTGCAAAAGTGCTCAAACAGAACGGCGTTGACATTGGTGCCAAGCGGTTGTTCGCCTGGCTGCGTGAGCAAGGCTATCTGATCAAACGGATTGGTGCCGACTATAACTCACCGACACAACGCGCGATGGAGCTAGGCTTGTTCGAGGTCAAGGAAACGGCGATCAGTCACTCGGACGGCCATGTAACAGTTCAGAAGACCCCAAAGGTTACCGGCAAAGGCCAGCAGTATTTTATCAACAAGTTTCTACAAAAGGAGGCTGTCTAA
- a CDS encoding siphovirus Gp157 family protein, whose translation MSVLYDLTDKLTSLQRMAESGNADPQAIADTMEMVDGDFEDKAVGYVKVYRSIEADVKEIDAEIRRLQERKTSAKKNAATIKSRLAQAMVETGREHIHTPLFSIYTRRTMSVEAPEDPNKLPPEFIKTTLMVNKADLKKALQAGREVPNARLVENIGLGVR comes from the coding sequence ATGTCAGTATTATACGACTTAACAGACAAATTGACCAGTTTGCAACGAATGGCAGAAAGTGGCAACGCTGATCCACAAGCGATTGCTGACACGATGGAAATGGTTGATGGTGACTTTGAAGACAAGGCAGTCGGCTATGTCAAGGTTTACAGATCAATTGAAGCAGACGTCAAAGAAATCGACGCTGAAATCAGGCGTTTGCAAGAACGAAAGACAAGTGCCAAGAAAAACGCTGCGACAATCAAATCACGATTGGCGCAAGCGATGGTTGAAACTGGTCGTGAACACATTCATACACCACTGTTCAGCATTTACACACGCAGAACAATGAGCGTGGAAGCACCAGAAGACCCGAATAAGTTGCCACCAGAGTTCATTAAGACAACGTTGATGGTCAACAAAGCTGACTTGAAGAAAGCACTACAAGCTGGCCGCGAGGTACCAAACGCGCGACTGGTTGAGAACATCGGACTGGGGGTGCGGTAG